The Chitinophagales bacterium genome window below encodes:
- a CDS encoding Do family serine endopeptidase — MKIKQFFIVLLSAALGTGISIFYVNNKLENNVAKQDETPAKNNFTTVSYSNNAQPVNFVAASSVATPAVVHVTTSYKVDNTTSQQFYGDDIFQYFFGNPQQAQPRESKASGSGVIISKDGYIITNNHVIDNANDIQVNLSNNKSYTGKLIGKDKDTDLALIKIDATDLPYLNFANSDSVKIGEWVLAVGNPFNLASTVTAGIVSAKGRSINLLENFNGNSNTAIESFIQTDAAVNPGNSGGALVNTQGDLIGINTAIASPSGVYAGYAFAVPANIASKVVSDLKEYGAVQRAFLGVNISSVDNEIANKMDLDKPTGVYLQNVIKGGAAEEAGLKNDDVIVAINNKNIENVSALQEEIASHNPGDKVEVTYIRKGNTEKVLLTLKNKYNEEALINYDNELLKKLGIEIESLNSKELYSQGLKFGIKVVSINSSGLIGQYTDMKKGFIITMVDDESVDSVDKFKEIISNKKGRLLIEGKYPGVRNDFLYALKI, encoded by the coding sequence ATGAAAATTAAACAATTTTTTATAGTGCTACTAAGTGCAGCCTTAGGAACAGGCATTAGTATTTTTTATGTTAATAATAAATTAGAAAATAATGTAGCCAAGCAAGATGAAACACCTGCAAAAAACAATTTTACTACGGTTAGCTATTCTAATAATGCCCAGCCTGTAAATTTTGTAGCCGCATCAAGTGTAGCTACACCTGCAGTAGTGCACGTAACCACCAGCTATAAAGTGGACAATACCACTTCTCAGCAGTTTTATGGCGATGATATTTTTCAATATTTCTTTGGAAATCCGCAGCAAGCCCAGCCACGCGAATCAAAAGCCAGCGGTAGCGGTGTTATTATTTCTAAAGACGGATATATTATAACCAATAACCATGTTATTGACAATGCCAACGACATACAAGTAAATTTAAGTAACAATAAAAGTTATACGGGTAAATTAATAGGCAAAGACAAAGACACCGATTTAGCCTTAATAAAAATAGACGCTACAGATTTACCTTATTTGAATTTTGCTAATTCCGATTCAGTAAAAATAGGCGAATGGGTTTTAGCCGTAGGCAATCCCTTTAATTTAGCTTCTACCGTAACCGCAGGAATAGTAAGTGCCAAAGGAAGAAGTATAAATTTATTAGAAAATTTTAATGGCAACAGCAATACCGCCATAGAAAGTTTTATACAAACTGATGCTGCCGTAAACCCCGGCAATTCGGGTGGTGCTTTAGTAAACACGCAGGGCGATTTAATAGGAATAAATACGGCTATAGCATCTCCATCAGGTGTATATGCGGGTTATGCCTTTGCTGTGCCGGCTAATATAGCGTCAAAAGTAGTTTCCGATTTAAAGGAATACGGAGCTGTGCAGCGTGCATTTTTGGGCGTAAATATAAGCTCTGTAGATAATGAAATAGCCAATAAAATGGATTTGGATAAACCGACAGGCGTTTATTTGCAAAATGTAATAAAAGGTGGAGCAGCTGAAGAAGCAGGGCTAAAAAATGATGATGTGATAGTGGCTATTAACAATAAAAATATAGAAAACGTATCGGCTTTGCAAGAAGAAATTGCTTCGCACAACCCAGGAGACAAAGTAGAAGTAACATACATAAGAAAAGGAAATACTGAAAAAGTATTACTAACCTTAAAAAATAAATATAATGAAGAAGCTCTTATAAACTATGACAATGAGTTACTTAAAAAACTTGGTATAGAAATTGAGAGCCTAAATAGTAAAGAACTTTATAGCCAAGGGTTAAAATTTGGCATAAAAGTTGTGAGTATTAACAGTAGTGGTTTAATAGGTCAATATACCGACATGAAAAAAGGATTTATTATAACCATGGTAGATGACGAATCTGTAGATTCGGTAGATAAGTTCAAGGAAATAATAAGCAATAAAAAAGGACGTTTACTAATAGAAGGCAAGTATCCCGGAGTTAGAAATGATTTTCTTTATGCTTTAAAAATATAA
- a CDS encoding diaminopimelate epimerase, translating to MKFSKYQGTGNDFIMIDNRTLFFDKENVEYIHQLCERRFGIGADGLILLEEDKDVDFKMVYYNADGRKSTMCGNGGRCIVAFAKELGVINKKNVLFRAIDGLHHAEIEDKEVKLQMNVDEYLEQIDENSFFINTGSPHVVKIVEEMPANFVEEAKKIRHNERFNREGVNVNFITIKEDKYQIRTFERGVEDETLSCGTGNVAAGIVLKNKLDKKIFKLATRGGFLEILFDESIVYLKGSAVKTFDGYF from the coding sequence ATGAAATTTAGTAAATATCAAGGTACGGGAAATGACTTTATAATGATAGATAATAGAACATTGTTTTTTGATAAAGAAAATGTAGAATACATCCATCAGTTGTGTGAAAGAAGATTTGGCATAGGAGCAGACGGATTAATATTGTTAGAAGAAGATAAAGATGTTGATTTTAAAATGGTATATTATAATGCAGACGGACGGAAAAGCACCATGTGTGGAAACGGAGGGCGGTGTATTGTGGCATTTGCTAAAGAACTGGGCGTAATAAATAAGAAAAATGTACTGTTTAGAGCTATAGATGGTTTGCACCATGCTGAAATAGAGGATAAAGAAGTAAAACTTCAAATGAATGTAGATGAGTATTTAGAGCAAATAGATGAAAATAGTTTTTTTATAAATACGGGTTCTCCGCATGTAGTAAAAATTGTGGAAGAAATGCCAGCTAATTTTGTAGAAGAAGCAAAAAAGATAAGACATAATGAAAGATTTAATAGAGAAGGAGTTAATGTAAATTTTATAACAATTAAAGAAGATAAATATCAAATTAGAACATTTGAAAGAGGAGTGGAAGATGAAACACTTTCATGCGGAACGGGCAACGTGGCAGCCGGAATAGTGTTAAAAAATAAATTGGATAAAAAAATATTTAAGTTGGCAACAAGAGGTGGCTTTTTAGAAATTTTATTTGATGAAAGTATTGTGTATCTAAAGGGGAGTGCGGTTAAAACATTTGATGGATATTTTTAA